The Heyndrickxia vini genome contains a region encoding:
- a CDS encoding DUF4855 domain-containing protein — translation MSNTPTGYLTAEELSIQNHICVLPCGDLSEVDTIDWSKEDLEYYQYYFIDGKPVDTMFRAFIFNPIQMRKDYYIQVMHSGIGKPARNNDWQLAIDHLFKENVNLSALAQNTRVGDKTDIWVTIPYPNPLQENFGVVLGNKLDFTNETDQIKAIQWWIDSFIMRWEKETHLHDALSFKGFVWQRSSINASDENLVKETNDYIHNRGFLALWLFTYGSSGCVEWSDFKFDAACANPNYYGNTNIDINWIKNSTAFASHYHTGMQIIYGKGKLFNDTHIYDYLNLGISHGYMNNSLVVFQFPSQTMKMILNNDLVAYIQIYSFIKKTYQHYPYTGISY, via the coding sequence ATGTCAAATACGCCAACTGGCTATCTAACTGCCGAGGAACTTTCTATTCAAAACCATATATGTGTATTACCTTGCGGGGACTTATCTGAAGTTGATACGATTGACTGGTCAAAAGAAGACCTAGAATATTATCAATATTATTTTATTGATGGAAAACCAGTTGATACAATGTTTCGTGCATTTATATTTAATCCCATTCAAATGAGGAAAGATTATTATATCCAGGTCATGCACTCAGGGATTGGAAAGCCAGCCAGAAATAATGATTGGCAACTGGCAATTGATCATTTATTTAAGGAAAATGTTAATTTAAGCGCATTAGCACAAAATACGAGGGTTGGGGACAAAACTGATATTTGGGTTACGATTCCTTATCCTAATCCGTTACAAGAAAACTTCGGAGTAGTTCTGGGGAACAAGTTAGATTTCACTAACGAGACTGATCAAATAAAGGCAATCCAATGGTGGATTGACAGTTTTATTATGCGATGGGAAAAAGAAACTCATCTGCATGATGCATTATCATTTAAAGGATTCGTGTGGCAAAGAAGTTCCATTAATGCAAGTGATGAAAATTTAGTAAAAGAAACAAATGATTATATCCATAATCGCGGCTTCCTCGCACTATGGTTATTTACTTACGGATCTTCAGGATGTGTGGAATGGAGTGATTTCAAATTTGATGCCGCTTGTGCCAATCCAAACTATTATGGAAATACCAATATAGATATCAACTGGATTAAAAATAGTACAGCTTTTGCTAGTCATTATCATACGGGTATGCAAATTATTTATGGCAAAGGCAAATTATTTAATGATACCCATATATATGACTATTTGAATTTAGGAATAAGCCATGGATATATGAATAATAGTTTAGTAGTCTTTCAATTTCCAAGTCAAACAATGAAGATGATCCTCAACAACGATCTTGTAGCATATATACAAATCTACTCCTTTATAAAGAAAACATATCAACATTATCCATATACCGGAATTTCCTATTAG
- a CDS encoding DUF2642 domain-containing protein: MPQEYFINELASYIGSDIEINTNRDVIDGLLEEVKGKHVTIVELVDYNSKKHTNFSIDEINFVRIL, from the coding sequence ATGCCACAAGAATATTTTATTAATGAACTAGCATCCTATATTGGATCAGATATAGAAATTAATACGAATAGGGATGTTATTGATGGATTATTGGAAGAAGTAAAAGGTAAACATGTTACAATTGTTGAATTGGTCGATTACAATTCAAAGAAGCATACGAATTTTTCAATAGACGAAATAAACTTTGTTCGTATTCTTTAA
- a CDS encoding DUF2642 domain-containing protein — protein sequence MENNLILKDTFQTVRNELKTITNQITSQINSNISQGFEAFPWKLPQIQTTSITSKIEEFQVDQQIIERFLKRKNEVKVLFEKMTNEKLPVNKQNIANILDGKIGFSDIAKIFKNDKLQVVKSVVANFLNSRNEMNTLVETIDKNGVQEANDGLSSIDNLASKDRVNVSELKKELNSLVDQQVQIETSSGSISGRLLSVEQDYIIVGYTILIPFNRIVSVYDLSGRED from the coding sequence ATGGAGAATAATCTGATATTAAAAGATACGTTTCAAACCGTTCGAAATGAATTAAAAACAATAACTAATCAAATCACTAGCCAAATTAATAGTAATATTTCCCAAGGATTCGAGGCATTTCCTTGGAAACTACCCCAAATACAAACTACATCAATCACTTCTAAAATAGAGGAATTCCAAGTTGATCAACAAATAATAGAGAGATTTTTAAAAAGGAAAAATGAAGTAAAAGTATTATTTGAAAAAATGACGAATGAGAAATTACCTGTGAATAAACAAAATATAGCGAATATTTTAGACGGTAAAATAGGCTTTAGTGATATAGCAAAAATATTTAAAAATGATAAATTACAAGTTGTTAAATCGGTGGTAGCCAATTTTTTAAACAGCAGAAATGAAATGAATACATTAGTAGAAACAATTGATAAAAACGGAGTACAAGAAGCAAATGATGGATTATCCAGTATTGATAACTTAGCCAGTAAAGATCGTGTAAATGTAAGTGAATTGAAGAAAGAATTAAACTCATTGGTTGATCAACAAGTACAAATAGAAACATCATCAGGCAGTATTTCCGGGAGATTATTATCGGTCGAACAGGATTATATTATCGTTGGATACACTATCCTTATCCCTTTTAACCGAATTGTATCAGTTTATGACTTATCAGGGAGGGAAGACTAA